Proteins found in one Streptomyces sp. CB09001 genomic segment:
- the thyX gene encoding FAD-dependent thymidylate synthase, with translation MTDIPADDPKIELRSDITVELVKNAATDSDVLFAARVSTAGEQSLDELKKDPERSKGLINYLMRDRHGSPFEHNSMTFFVSAPIFVFREFMRHRVGWSYNEESGRYRELQPVFYVPDTSRKLVQQGRPGKYVFVEGTPEQHELVGGAMEDSYRQAYATYQTMLAAGVAREVARAVLPVGLYSSMYATCNARSLMHFLGLRTQHELAKVPSFPQREIEMVGERMEAEWARLMPLTHAAFNANGRVAP, from the coding sequence GTGACCGACATCCCCGCCGACGATCCGAAGATCGAACTCCGCAGTGACATCACCGTCGAGCTGGTCAAGAACGCCGCGACCGACTCCGACGTGCTGTTCGCCGCCCGTGTCTCCACCGCCGGGGAGCAGTCCCTGGACGAGCTGAAGAAGGACCCGGAGCGCTCCAAGGGCCTGATCAACTACCTCATGCGGGACCGGCACGGCAGCCCCTTCGAGCACAACTCGATGACCTTCTTCGTCAGCGCCCCGATCTTCGTCTTCCGCGAGTTCATGCGGCACCGCGTCGGCTGGTCCTACAACGAGGAGTCGGGCCGCTACCGGGAGCTCCAGCCGGTCTTCTACGTCCCGGACACCTCCCGCAAGCTGGTGCAGCAGGGCCGGCCCGGCAAGTACGTGTTCGTCGAGGGCACCCCGGAGCAGCACGAGCTGGTCGGCGGCGCGATGGAGGACTCCTACCGCCAGGCCTACGCGACGTACCAGACGATGCTCGCCGCCGGCGTCGCCCGCGAGGTGGCCCGCGCGGTGCTCCCCGTCGGCCTGTACTCGTCGATGTACGCGACCTGCAACGCCCGCTCGCTGATGCACTTCCTGGGCCTGCGCACCCAGCACGAGCTGGCCAAGGTGCCCTCGTTCCCGCAGCGGGAGATCGAGATGGTCGGCGAGAGGATGGAGGCGGAGTGGGCCCGCCTCATGCCGCTCACCCACGCCGCCTTCAACGCCAACGGCCGCGTGGCGCCGTAA
- the dapA gene encoding 4-hydroxy-tetrahydrodipicolinate synthase, giving the protein MAPTSTPQTPFGRVLTAMVTPFTADGALDLDGAQRLATHLVDAGNDGLIINGTTGESPTTSDAEKADLVRAVLEAVGDRAHVVAGVGTNNTQHSIELARTAERVGAHGLLLVTPYYNKPPQEGLYLHFTAIADAAGLPVMLYDIPGRSGVPINTETLVRLAEHPRIVANKDAKGDLGRASWAIAHSGLAWYSGDDMLNLPLLAVGAVGFVSVVGHVVTPELRAMVDAHVAGDVQKALEIHQKLLPVFTGMFRTQGVMTTKGALALQGLPAGPLRAPMVGLTPEETEQLKIDLAAGGVQL; this is encoded by the coding sequence ATGGCTCCGACCTCCACTCCGCAGACCCCCTTCGGGCGGGTCCTCACCGCCATGGTCACGCCCTTCACGGCGGACGGCGCACTCGACCTCGACGGCGCACAGCGGCTCGCCACCCACCTGGTGGACGCAGGCAACGACGGCCTGATCATCAACGGCACCACCGGCGAGTCCCCCACCACCAGCGACGCGGAGAAAGCGGACCTCGTACGAGCCGTCCTGGAGGCCGTCGGCGACCGGGCACACGTGGTCGCCGGAGTCGGCACCAACAACACCCAGCACAGCATCGAGCTGGCCCGCACCGCCGAGCGCGTCGGCGCCCACGGCCTGCTGCTCGTCACGCCGTACTACAACAAGCCCCCGCAGGAGGGCCTGTACCTGCACTTCACGGCCATCGCCGACGCCGCCGGGCTGCCGGTCATGCTCTACGACATCCCCGGCCGCAGCGGTGTCCCGATCAACACCGAGACCCTGGTCCGCCTCGCGGAGCACCCGCGGATCGTCGCCAACAAGGACGCCAAGGGCGACCTCGGCCGGGCCAGCTGGGCCATCGCGCACTCCGGCCTCGCCTGGTACTCCGGCGACGACATGCTGAACCTGCCGCTGCTCGCCGTGGGCGCGGTCGGCTTCGTCTCCGTCGTCGGCCACGTCGTCACCCCGGAGCTGCGCGCCATGGTGGACGCGCACGTCGCCGGTGACGTACAGAAGGCACTGGAGATCCACCAGAAGCTGCTCCCCGTCTTCACGGGCATGTTCCGCACCCAGGGCGTCATGACCACCAAGGGCGCGCTCGCCCTCCAGGGACTGCCCGCGGGACCGCTGCGCGCCCCCATGGTCGGCCTCACGCCCGAGGAAACCGAGCAGCTCAAGATCGATCTTGCCGCCGGCGGGGTACAGCTCTGA
- a CDS encoding ribonuclease J, whose translation MSHPHPELGRPPALPKGGLRVTPLGGLGEIGRNMTVFEYGGRLLIVDCGVLFPEEEQPGIDLILPDFTSIRDRLDDIEGIVLTHGHEDHIGGVPFLLREKPDIPLIGSKLTLALIEAKLQEHRIRPYTLEVAEGHRERVGPFDCEFVAVNHSIPDALAVAIRTPAGMVVHTGDFKMDQLPLDGRLTDLHAFARLSEEGIDLLLADSTNAEVPGFVPPERDISNVLRQVFASARKRIIVASFASHVHRIQQILDAAHEYGRRVAFVGRSMVRNMGIARDLGYLKVPPGLVVDVKTLDDLPDSEVVLVCTGSQGEPMAALSRMANRDHQIRIVNGDTVILASSLIPGNENAVYRVINGLTRWGANVVHKGNAKVHVSGHASAGELLYFYNICRPKNLMPVHGEWRHLRANAELGALTGVPHDRIVIAEDGVVVDMVEGKAKITGKVQAGYVYVDGLSVGDVGEPALKDRKILGDEGIISVFVVMDSSTGKITGGPHVQARGSGIEDSAFAAVLPKITETLERSAQDGVVEPHQLQQLIRRTLGKWVSDTYRRRPMILPVVVEV comes from the coding sequence TTGAGTCATCCGCATCCTGAACTGGGCCGGCCCCCGGCGCTCCCGAAGGGCGGCCTGCGGGTCACCCCCCTGGGCGGCCTCGGCGAAATCGGCCGCAACATGACGGTCTTCGAATATGGCGGCCGTCTGCTGATCGTCGACTGCGGCGTGCTCTTCCCGGAGGAGGAGCAGCCCGGCATCGACCTGATCCTGCCGGACTTCACGTCCATCCGGGACCGCCTCGACGACATCGAGGGCATCGTCCTGACCCACGGCCACGAGGACCACATCGGCGGCGTCCCCTTCCTCCTCCGCGAGAAGCCGGACATCCCGCTGATCGGCTCCAAGCTGACCCTCGCGCTCATCGAGGCCAAGCTCCAGGAGCACCGCATCCGTCCGTACACCCTCGAGGTGGCGGAAGGACACCGCGAACGCGTCGGCCCCTTCGACTGCGAGTTCGTCGCGGTCAACCACTCCATCCCGGACGCGCTGGCCGTCGCCATCCGCACCCCGGCGGGCATGGTCGTCCACACCGGCGACTTCAAGATGGACCAGCTTCCGCTGGACGGCCGCCTTACGGACCTGCACGCGTTCGCGCGCCTGAGCGAGGAGGGCATCGACCTGCTCCTCGCCGACTCGACCAACGCCGAGGTGCCGGGCTTCGTCCCGCCCGAGCGGGACATCTCGAACGTCCTGCGGCAGGTCTTCGCCAGTGCCCGCAAGCGCATCATCGTGGCGAGCTTCGCCAGCCACGTCCACCGCATCCAGCAGATCCTGGACGCCGCGCACGAGTACGGCCGCCGGGTCGCCTTCGTCGGCCGCTCCATGGTCCGCAACATGGGCATCGCGAGAGACCTCGGCTACCTGAAGGTCCCGCCGGGCCTGGTGGTCGACGTCAAGACGCTGGACGACCTGCCCGACAGCGAGGTGGTCCTGGTCTGCACGGGCTCCCAGGGCGAACCGATGGCCGCCCTGTCCCGCATGGCCAACCGCGACCACCAGATCCGCATCGTCAACGGCGACACGGTGATCCTGGCCTCGTCCCTCATCCCGGGCAACGAGAACGCGGTGTACCGGGTGATCAACGGCCTGACCCGCTGGGGTGCCAACGTCGTCCACAAGGGCAACGCCAAGGTCCACGTCTCGGGCCACGCCTCGGCCGGCGAACTGCTGTACTTCTACAACATCTGCCGCCCGAAGAACCTGATGCCCGTCCACGGCGAATGGCGCCACCTGCGCGCCAACGCCGAGCTGGGCGCCCTGACCGGCGTCCCGCACGACCGCATCGTCATCGCCGAGGACGGCGTGGTCGTCGACATGGTCGAGGGCAAGGCGAAGATCACCGGCAAGGTCCAGGCGGGGTACGTCTACGTCGACGGGCTCTCGGTCGGCGACGTCGGCGAACCGGCCCTCAAGGACCGCAAGATCCTCGGCGACGAGGGCATCATCTCGGTCTTCGTGGTCATGGACTCCTCCACCGGCAAGATCACCGGTGGGCCGCACGTCCAGGCCCGCGGCTCGGGCATCGAGGACTCGGCCTTCGCCGCGGTGCTCCCCAAGATCACCGAGACGCTGGAGCGCTCGGCGCAGGACGGCGTCGTCGAGCCGCACCAGTTGCAGCAACTGATCCGCCGGACCCTCGGCAAGTGGGTCTCGGACACCTACCGGCGCCGGCCGATGATCCTGCCCGTCGTCGTGGAGGTCTGA
- a CDS encoding DegT/DnrJ/EryC1/StrS family aminotransferase, translating into MLSVTSCSRCAPTICRMGTAAMLRAAGVGVGDEVVVPAFGNAEVAEAVAMAGALPVFADIDPATYCLDASLVEAALTPRTAAVVVVHRFGRPADMGSLHRLGERHRLLVLERGESEAPYDEIARRRQRAAYLDGKLRGVRTPDGGDGHTYQQYVVRVPGNGRPDRDAFARALRGRGVECRVPVRTPVHRMPGFRRCVSLPETERAVDETLALPVEAALTKRDMQRVVSACNALGGLLQPAH; encoded by the coding sequence TTGCTTTCCGTCACTTCGTGTTCACGTTGCGCCCCGACCATCTGCCGTATGGGTACTGCAGCAATGCTCAGGGCCGCCGGCGTGGGCGTCGGTGACGAGGTCGTCGTACCTGCCTTCGGGAACGCGGAGGTCGCCGAGGCCGTGGCCATGGCGGGCGCGTTGCCGGTGTTCGCCGACATAGATCCGGCCACGTACTGCCTGGACGCCTCTCTGGTGGAGGCTGCGCTGACGCCCCGGACCGCGGCGGTGGTCGTCGTGCACCGGTTCGGGCGGCCGGCGGACATGGGCTCTCTGCACCGGCTCGGGGAGCGGCACCGGCTGCTCGTACTGGAGCGGGGCGAGTCCGAGGCGCCGTACGACGAGATAGCGCGGCGCAGGCAGCGGGCGGCCTATCTCGACGGGAAGTTGAGGGGTGTGCGGACCCCCGACGGGGGCGACGGGCACACCTATCAGCAGTACGTGGTGCGGGTTCCGGGAAACGGCCGGCCGGATCGTGACGCGTTCGCCCGCGCGCTGCGGGGGAGGGGCGTCGAATGCCGGGTGCCGGTGAGGACACCCGTGCACCGCATGCCTGGATTCCGGCGGTGTGTGTCGCTGCCGGAGACGGAGCGGGCCGTCGACGAGACGCTGGCGCTGCCCGTCGAAGCGGCGTTGACCAAGCGGGACATGCAGCGGGTCGTGTCCGCCTGCAATGCGCTCGGTGGACTGCTGCAGCCCGCGCATTGA
- a CDS encoding SpoIIE family protein phosphatase translates to MTTGLIPGEQPPDPGPTGGLPQQRHEPVGHEAVHGERGSRSSVITARAAASFEPVGRSVASARSFVRDTLQGWGHADIVDDAVVLTSELVTNAVVHAGTTADVVCLRSDDGVRIEVADHYPEREVPLQGSPANMGSLDREGGRGLQLCAALADRWGVEYTPTLKNVWFHLHLPERPVGTRAAGPALPAALLPLADGRVRVAVVQIDRTGAVTSWNEDAEDLFGYSGDQVTGKPLTDLAAWPHTPGTSTGIAEALQLSRWEGSYGMRGANGRVTPVYASHLRVRDADGEPSTVCLLVRDHERAVLQTPLRVPAADSPSSEGQSADPFEVFIGSPAPDDLDGLLQRTVERARDMLDADAAFLLLATDDETELEVRASTGLPSARQRFARVPVEAGPGRYGSARMPAVHDDLEAVPGAVPLLNSTGMRSVVTVPLKVEGRLTGSLGVAAEAPGRYSNEEALRLQFAADRIALAVESARLGELERLRRGSLSFLVEASDLLAGTLDRDQTLALMAQMTVPTLATWCAVYTIADQASDPYLSYVLHEDEELIDGIKSLLSKIAPPDPVPTPGARVWTAPAEMAHQAALRTSMRDLGLSGGPTPQLSTGIGPTLATASAVGGETVVLPLVARNRVIGMLTLGKPTDDHFRQEILELAEDLSRRAALALDNARLYSERTAISQSLQRSLLPPELPVIDGVEVEVIYRAAGEGNEVGGDFYDLFPISDDAYGFAIGDVCGTGPNAAAVTGLARHALRLLAREGLSGPAVLERLNSAILDEGARSRFLTLLYGEMRPQEDGSAELKVVCAGHPLPLRLRQDGTVEPAAEPQPLLGVIEDLELYEQTVTLDPGDVLLCVTDGVTERREGTRMLGDDGLADVLTTCTGLTAGAVAARIMRAVERFASDAPSDDMAILAMRVPEPHTD, encoded by the coding sequence ATGACCACCGGACTGATCCCGGGGGAGCAGCCCCCGGATCCCGGGCCGACGGGTGGGCTGCCGCAGCAGCGGCACGAGCCGGTCGGCCATGAGGCCGTGCACGGGGAGAGAGGGTCGAGGAGTTCTGTGATCACCGCGCGCGCGGCCGCCAGCTTCGAGCCCGTCGGACGATCCGTGGCGAGCGCCCGGTCTTTCGTCCGCGACACGCTCCAGGGCTGGGGCCATGCGGACATCGTCGACGACGCCGTGGTGCTCACCAGTGAACTGGTGACCAATGCCGTGGTCCACGCCGGCACCACCGCCGACGTGGTCTGCCTGCGCAGTGACGACGGCGTACGGATCGAGGTCGCCGACCACTATCCGGAGCGCGAGGTCCCCCTCCAGGGCTCTCCCGCCAACATGGGCAGCCTCGACCGCGAGGGCGGCCGCGGCCTCCAGCTGTGCGCGGCCCTGGCCGACCGCTGGGGCGTGGAGTACACGCCCACCCTGAAGAACGTCTGGTTCCACCTCCATCTGCCCGAGCGTCCGGTCGGCACCCGCGCCGCCGGTCCCGCCCTGCCGGCCGCCCTGCTGCCGCTCGCGGACGGCCGGGTCCGCGTCGCCGTCGTCCAGATCGACCGCACCGGCGCCGTCACGTCGTGGAACGAGGACGCCGAGGACCTCTTCGGCTACTCCGGCGACCAGGTCACCGGCAAGCCGCTCACCGACCTCGCCGCCTGGCCGCACACCCCCGGCACCAGCACCGGAATCGCCGAGGCACTCCAGCTCTCCCGCTGGGAGGGCAGCTACGGCATGCGGGGCGCCAACGGCCGGGTGACCCCGGTCTACGCCTCCCACCTGCGCGTCCGCGACGCCGACGGCGAGCCCTCCACGGTCTGCCTCCTCGTGCGCGACCACGAACGCGCGGTACTGCAGACCCCGTTGCGCGTGCCGGCCGCCGACTCCCCGTCCTCCGAAGGGCAGAGCGCGGACCCCTTCGAGGTGTTCATCGGCTCCCCCGCGCCGGACGACCTCGACGGACTCCTCCAGCGCACGGTCGAACGCGCCCGCGACATGCTCGACGCCGACGCCGCCTTCCTGCTCCTGGCGACCGACGACGAAACGGAGTTGGAGGTCCGCGCCTCCACCGGCCTGCCCTCCGCACGTCAGCGTTTCGCCCGCGTCCCCGTCGAGGCCGGACCCGGCCGCTACGGCTCGGCGCGCATGCCCGCCGTCCACGACGACCTGGAGGCGGTCCCCGGCGCGGTCCCGCTGCTCAACAGCACGGGCATGCGCTCGGTCGTCACCGTCCCGCTCAAGGTCGAGGGCCGTCTCACCGGCTCGCTCGGCGTCGCCGCCGAGGCCCCCGGCCGGTACTCCAACGAGGAGGCGCTGCGCCTCCAGTTCGCGGCCGACCGCATCGCGCTGGCCGTCGAGTCGGCGCGCCTCGGCGAGCTGGAGCGGCTGCGCCGCGGCTCGCTCAGCTTCCTCGTCGAGGCCTCCGACCTCCTCGCCGGCACCCTCGACCGCGACCAGACGCTGGCCCTGATGGCCCAGATGACGGTCCCGACCCTGGCCACCTGGTGCGCGGTCTACACGATCGCCGACCAGGCCTCGGACCCGTACCTCTCCTACGTCCTGCACGAGGACGAGGAGCTCATCGACGGCATCAAGTCCCTGCTGTCGAAGATCGCCCCGCCCGACCCGGTGCCCACCCCGGGCGCCCGCGTGTGGACGGCCCCCGCCGAGATGGCCCACCAGGCGGCGCTGCGCACCTCCATGCGGGACCTCGGCCTCAGCGGCGGCCCGACCCCGCAGTTGAGCACCGGCATCGGTCCGACCCTCGCCACCGCCTCCGCGGTCGGCGGCGAGACCGTCGTCCTGCCCCTGGTCGCCCGCAACCGCGTCATCGGCATGCTGACCCTGGGCAAGCCCACCGACGACCACTTCCGCCAGGAGATCCTCGAACTCGCCGAGGACCTGTCCCGCCGCGCCGCCCTGGCCCTGGACAACGCCCGGCTGTACTCGGAGCGCACGGCCATCAGCCAGTCCCTCCAGCGCAGCCTCCTGCCCCCGGAGCTGCCCGTCATCGACGGCGTCGAGGTGGAGGTCATCTACCGCGCGGCCGGCGAGGGCAACGAGGTCGGCGGCGACTTCTACGACCTCTTCCCCATCAGCGACGACGCGTACGGCTTCGCCATCGGCGACGTCTGCGGTACGGGCCCCAACGCGGCCGCCGTCACCGGCCTCGCCCGACACGCCCTGCGCCTGCTCGCCCGGGAGGGGCTGAGCGGCCCTGCGGTCCTGGAGCGCCTCAACTCCGCCATCCTCGACGAGGGCGCCCGCAGCCGCTTCCTCACGCTGCTGTACGGCGAGATGCGCCCGCAGGAGGACGGCAGCGCGGAGCTCAAGGTGGTCTGTGCCGGCCACCCGCTCCCCCTGCGTCTCCGCCAGGACGGCACGGTCGAGCCTGCCGCCGAACCCCAGCCCCTCCTCGGCGTCATCGAGGACCTGGAGCTGTACGAGCAGACGGTCACCCTCGATCCGGGCGACGTCCTTCTCTGCGTCACCGACGGCGTCACCGAACGCCGCGAGGGCACCCGCATGCTGGGCGACGACGGCCTCGCCGACGTGCTCACTACCTGCACGGGCCTGACGGCGGGCGCGGTGGCCGCCCGCATCATGCGCGCGGTGGAGCGCTTCGCCTCCGACGCCCCGTCCGACGACATGGCGATCCTCGCGATGCGCGTCCCGGAGCCCCACACGGACTGA